From Periophthalmus magnuspinnatus isolate fPerMag1 unplaced genomic scaffold, fPerMag1.2.pri scaffold_151_arrow_ctg1, whole genome shotgun sequence, a single genomic window includes:
- the LOC117393480 gene encoding LOW QUALITY PROTEIN: hexokinase HKDC1-like (The sequence of the model RefSeq protein was modified relative to this genomic sequence to represent the inferred CDS: inserted 3 bases in 3 codons; deleted 4 bases in 4 codons), with protein sequence MHYTTMLAAHLIAFYLSKPQESPISKVDGFLRAMCLREDQLQIISVLFEAEMKKGLSSKSRAVAAVKMLPTHVCASPNRSENGQFLALDLGESYFKVQQIKIRDAVDCRHKEVKIQEKIVPISKQLLNGRADELFNFVSRSLKQFMYEKNISFVRKHPLAFTFSFPCEQPTLNEGFLVNWTKNVRTPGLQGKDVALALKAAIERTGTIVALVNDSVATMMTCRFDDPQCDVGLIIGSGTNASYXEELRHIDLVEGDEGRMCINTEWGAFGDDGVLDNYITDFDREIDAASTNPGKQSFEKMVSXLYLGELVRLAVLKNGQQGLLFQGSVSNALKTKGQITTTHVAAIEEYKEGFKTLENILMGLGLTPSDEDCIAVQHVSTIVTNRSSSLVAACLVAILVRIKQNRRSTHITVGVDGELYRRHPQYSKRLQGAVQRLMPELCVKFVTSPCGTGTGAALITVGAEQAAWKRQQVDETVRLFKLSQEQLLLVKSNMRAVLESEMNMFALICLSFIKWYRGTVLNWSRCVKATDCERQDVVTMLREAIDRHGTFDLDIVAVVNDTVGTMISCAYDDPQCEVGLIVGTGVNICYMEELKNIKNAFRKEVFTENKESDIRCAEETGEASKQRMCINTECGRLGENGSLNDIITPYDIQVDLDSLHPGKQTLLLCFRFEKLTGGLYLGEXVRQVLLDLTRMGLLFKGHENIALQTPGLFHISCLSQNRECCAPSGRVGLLQVRSILQQLGIESSCDDSVLFKEVCCAVTDRAAQLCGAALAAVVDKMRENRTRDSLNITVAAHGELYKIHPQFSRILKETVKRLAPQCAVTL encoded by the exons atgcattATACCACCATGTTGGCTGCGCATTTAATTGCCTTTTACCTTTCCAAACCTCAGGAGAGCCCCATAAGTAAG GTGGATGGGTTTCTTCGGGCTATGTGTCTGCGAGAAGATCAATTACAGATTATCTCAGTACTGTTTGAGGCTGAAATGAAAAAAGGGCTTTCATCAAAAAGCAGAGCTGTAGCTGCAGTGAAGATGCTCCCAACGCATGTGTGTGCCTCTCCCAATAGATCAG AGAATGGACAGTTTTTGGCCTTGGATTTAGGTGAATCATATTTTAAAGTGCAACAGATTAAAATTAGAGATGCAGTCGACTGTAGACATAAAGAGGTGAAAATACAAGAGAAAATAGTTCCAATTTCAAAACAGCTTCTAAATGGCAGAGCAGATGAG ttatttAACTTTGTTTCAAGATCCTTAAAACAATTTATGTATGAGAAAAACATAAGTTTTGTGAGGAAACATCCTCTGGCCTTCACATTCTCTTTTCCTTGCGAACAACCCACCTTAAACGAG GGATTCTTagtaaactggactaaaaatgtCAGGACTCCAGGCCTTCAAGGAAAAGATGTTGCTCTTGCTCTGAAAGCTGCAATAGAAAGAACAGgg ACAATTGTTGCACTGGTGAATGATTCTGTTGCAACTATGATG ACATGTAGATTTGATGATCCCCAGTGTGATGTTGGACTCATAATTG GATCAGGCACAAATGCATCTT ATGAGGAGCTGCGTCACATTGATTTAGTGGAAGGAGACGAGGGCCGGATGTGCATTAACACTGAGTGGGGAGCATTTGGAGATGATGGAGTTTTGGACAACTATATA ACTGATTTTGACAGAGAGATTGATGCAGCATCCACCAATCCTGGAAAACAAAg CTTTGAAAAGATGGTTA AGTTATACCTGGGGGAGCTGGTGAGACTGGCTGTATTAAAAAATGGCCAACAGGGACTTCTGTTTCAAGGATCTGTGTCAAATGCTCTGAAAACC AAAGGGCAGATCACCACAACACATGTAGCTGCCATAGAGGAGTa CAAAGAGGGCTTCAAAACACTAGAGAATATCCTCATGGGCCTGGGCTTAACACCCTCTGATGAAGATTGCATAGCTGTTCAGCATGTCAGCACTATAGTAACCAACAGGTCCTCCAGTCTAGTGGCTGCATGTCTGGTGGCTATCTTGGTTCGGATCAAACAAAACAGAAGATCGACTCACATTACTGTAGGTGTGGATGGTGAACTGTACAGAAGGCATCCACA ATACTCCAAACGTCTCCAGGGGGCAGTACAGAGGTTGATGCCTGAGTTATGTGTCAAGTTTGTGACCTCTCCTTGTGGCACTGGCACAGGGGCTGCTCTGATCACAGTGGGAGCTGAGCAAGCTGCATGGAAAAGGCAACAG GTTGATGAAACGGTTCGTCTATTTAAACTAAGCCAAGAGCAGCTTTTATTGGTAAAGTCCAACATGAGGGCGGTGCTTGAATCTGAAATGAATATGTTTGCCCTCATTTGTTTATCATTTATCAAATGGTACAG GGGCACTGTGTTGAACTGGTCCAGATGTGTTAAGGCCACGGACTGTGAGAGGCAGGACGTTGTCACCATGCTGAGAGAGGCCATAGACAGACACGGT ACTTTTGACTTGGACATAGTGGCAGTTGTGAATGACACTGTGGGGACCATGATATCCTGTGCTTATGATGATCCTCAGTGTGAAGTTGGACTGATTGTTG GAACTGGGGTCAATATTTGTTACATGGAGGAGTTGAAGaacattaaaaatgcatttagaaAGGAAGTCTTCACAGAAAATAAAGAG AGTGATATAAGGTGTGCAGAAGAAACAGGAGAGGCAAGTAAGCAGAGGATGTGTATAAACACAGAGTGTGGACGACTTGGGGAAAATGGCTCCcttaatgacattataacaccTTATGACATTCAGGTGGATTTAGACTCACTACACCCTGGAAAACAAACg ctCTTATTGTGTTTCAGATTTGAGAAGTTGACCGGCGGGTTATACTTGGGGG GTGTTCGTCAGGTTCTGCTGGATTTGACAAGGATGGGTCTTCTCTTCAAAGGTCATGAGAATATTGCTTTGCAAACACCTGGGTTGTTCCACATTAGCTGTCTGTCGCAAAATAGAGag TGTTGTGCCCCTAGTGGCCGTGTTGGAttgttacaggtcaggtctattCTCCAGCAGCTGGGAATCGAAAGCAGTTGTGATGACAGTGTTCTTTTTAAAGAG GTGTGTTGTGCTGTGACA GATCGCGCAGCTCAGCTCTGTGGAGCGGCGCTCGCTGCTGTAGTTGATAAGATGAGAGAGAATCGAACAAgggacagtttaaacattactGTGGCAGCACATGGAGAACTTTACAAAATACATCCTCA atTCTCTAGAATCCTCAAAGAGACAGTGAAAAGGCTCGCTCCTCAGTGCGCAGTGACCTTATGA